Below is a genomic region from Pyrococcus kukulkanii.
GGCCTTCGTCAAGTTCTCCACGGAAATACTCGCTAGAATAGCTATAGACCAAAGCAGGGGCACAGTTAAGGAGGGCGGTCTTTGGTACGAGGAATTCCTACCGGCGGATACCCTGCTGTACTCGATAATAGCGATATCAAAGCCCAAAGGCGGTTCATTAAATGATGCTGAGGTGGTTAAGAGTGAACTTCAGGGCTTCTTGGAGAGCAAGACTTACCTCCAAGTTGGTGGAGATGAGACTGTTGGAAAGGGCTTCATGAAAATAAAGGTTCTCTGAGGTGGTGTCAATGGACATCAGGACGCTCGAGCAGCAGAGGGCAGGGTTTGCTTACAATAAAGTCCTGGAGGTAAGCAAAGAGAGCGAAGATATTCAGAAGAAGTATAGATCATACGTTAGAAGCGCGCCTACCCTGATATTAACCAATGGTCTGGGTCAAACCTTGGCCTTTTACCTTTCAAAAATCGGAAACTCCGATGGCAACTACGAAAAGATAGATCCTGGCAACCTAGAAAAGGCTGACCAGAAGGCTCACGCCTACCTCTACAGGCACATAGCGGAGTGGCTTGATAAGAAAATAATTCACAGCGAGAATCCCATTGAATACTACATTAGGGCAAGCTCGACAGAAGTCTTGATGATGACTGAAGAGGTCATTGCCCTCCTCAAGTGGATGAGGCGTTTTGCCGATGCTATGCTTAAAGGGGACGAGCGAGGTGAAGGATAGTGACTCCAATTTACTTCCTTCCTAGGGACCTTCTTTCAGTCCTTAGGGATAGGAAGGGCAGAATTACTCCGCAAACTGTAGACAATCTTTCCCTCCTTCTCGATAGATTTGCCCCTTTTGTAAAGGGAGGTAAAGAGGAAACTGCAAAAACTGGTGGAAAGGTTCTAAAGGATGTGCTTGGGGAGATAGAAATTCCGGAATCCCTGGTCAGAACTTACAGAGTTTTTTACAACAGATACAAAGAAGGGCTTTTGAAGTCGATTAAGGCTGAATGGGTAGTTTTAACAACTAAGTCAAGGCTGGTCGTTGGCCTTGGGGATGAGAGCATCTACGAAACGAGCATAAGGCTTCTGAGAAACTATGGCGTTCCATATATCCCTGGGTCTGCAATAAAAGGCGTAACAAGAGCTTGGTCAATTGAAATGCTTTCAGAATTGCTTGAAGGTGCTGATGGATTTAGTAAGGATTTCTTTGAGAGGGCAGGTGAAGTTCAAGAATTGCTCTCTAAGGGGGACGCAGATGGATTTCCAGATAAAGCCAAAGTTCCCAGTCACGCAAGTGAAGAACTTAATGAATTTCTTAGTGCTTTTGGTGTTCGTGCTGATCCTGGGAGCGATGTTAATCTTAGGGGAATAGTTAGTGATATCATTGATGTATTTGGAACCCAGGACAAGGAAGGCAGTATCGTGTTCTTTGATGCCCTACCAGACCCAGATAACTTAAAAAGCATATTTGAATGGGACATAATGAATCCCCACTATGGGCCATATTATCAGCAGAATGACAAGCCTCCAGGGGATTGGTATGATCCTGTTCCTGTGATATTCCTTACAGTGAAGAGTGGAGTTGAGTTCCTGTTTGCTGTTGCACAGTTATCAACAGCCAAGAAGGATCTCAAGAGAGTTGCACAGGAGTTAATGGTTGGAGCATTAAAGTACCATGG
It encodes:
- the cmr5 gene encoding type III-B CRISPR module-associated protein Cmr5, giving the protein MDIRTLEQQRAGFAYNKVLEVSKESEDIQKKYRSYVRSAPTLILTNGLGQTLAFYLSKIGNSDGNYEKIDPGNLEKADQKAHAYLYRHIAEWLDKKIIHSENPIEYYIRASSTEVLMMTEEVIALLKWMRRFADAMLKGDERGEG
- the cmr6 gene encoding type III-B CRISPR module RAMP protein Cmr6, with protein sequence MTPIYFLPRDLLSVLRDRKGRITPQTVDNLSLLLDRFAPFVKGGKEETAKTGGKVLKDVLGEIEIPESLVRTYRVFYNRYKEGLLKSIKAEWVVLTTKSRLVVGLGDESIYETSIRLLRNYGVPYIPGSAIKGVTRAWSIEMLSELLEGADGFSKDFFERAGEVQELLSKGDADGFPDKAKVPSHASEELNEFLSAFGVRADPGSDVNLRGIVSDIIDVFGTQDKEGSIVFFDALPDPDNLKSIFEWDIMNPHYGPYYQQNDKPPGDWYDPVPVIFLTVKSGVEFLFAVAQLSTAKKDLKRVAQELMVGALKYHGVGAKTSLGYGRFKFKNTARRGQ